A genomic segment from Methanoplanus limicola DSM 2279 encodes:
- a CDS encoding Zn-binding domain-containing protein, whose translation MEKDLLNPETDFINELKKIGRYPAKRDLEGFIDNLKQGIHSTEPEDAELITRWEMQNNCPDILVTNYTMLQFMLIRDIEKPIWERTREWLNASPENKLLIVIDEAHMYHGSPGGEVALLLRRLMYKLGIKRDKIRFVLTSASIPVKSSEDKGAIQNFINDLTVNSPENENYSVITGKHKEISLEGTAKFKANKISDISVDNFLKDEETRISEIKKYFKALNKNIPDFTYNELENYLFEKLPEFAPVQRLIKSTSGKATNVKELAKIVFPDDPEDTANYAIQVLLAIMPLAKSKEGQVLFPARLHMFFRGLDGLFACTNPDCPNKHSGDGITLGQLYTDSSREVCSCGGKIYELVNDRRCGAIFIKGYMSNNVSADGNDIWRYPGEKYYHDMKEVHFYIVPEKYRLKSNKLSKGWLNSKTGVFTSSNPNNENGFLKVLYSHTEIKNKPGQLTFTTCPKCNKLLGSRSLSDFSTKGNEPFYNIVASQLHIQPPTIFDREKLERQPNEGRKVLLFSDSRQKAAVLAKDMTRSADDEAARSAIVLAGYNLQKWSEKYNEKITLEMLYPAFLEIAGINHLRLFYGGDRDKFNRDIENIKKDINQAKRRNKTLKYHNLAEKLRNPPGLYSEQLLKNLCSSYRSLVDLGLCWLIPSNLEDIEDSIDELAEESINISEEDFTALFSAWAYYLCTDKYALGESISNKVRDNVFLYSYGRFGVENKDINKMPPFLKKILNSQGYNEEKILLIQKNLHHNFLRTGSEEQESNFLLLNKISLKFDDNHEWFRCKKCSGIFPYTLWGHCARCGEKSIEKIADFERYRFWREPILKALDEGTGREIKTINSEEHTAQLSHKDQRQKTWSKTENYEMRFQNILFEEEFPIDVLSCTTTMEVGIDIGSLTAISLRNVPPMRENYQQRAGRAGRRGSSVSTIVTYAQNGPHDGWYFNNPEEIISGKTRLPWIDVNNKKLNKRHLNLVILNDFLSLQETNLAECDTAEFYNNYYNAFLDYLNNYRFRQDFIDTMLSENYNNNAPIDEFRRDLIDNLKEIRKSVLKNPERYTSNESEKFTLLDHLNSEGILPTYSFPQNVVGFYIEDKNGEIDQKPERSLDIAISEYAPGKILVVDKKTYKVGGIYSHHSKFKEGFYEKQAKPYFEDPNYLFELYQCENSECGWTSIEIPPNNQCPFCKSKIISDHKMLRPWGFAPVNGTSIPESWAEVEYSYAEEPCYFAEPVHNDLKNTGFPHIQAANRSDKITIINKGIKGLGFNVCRECGAAEVAQTSEPSLKGIGRPYVPRSKNRYPCYHYNSSNIENVFLGHTFNTDMVIFEFDLDKNKINTDYNGLWIKNAAVTLTEAMLMAASRSLDIEYSELKAGYRIHSNNENVFVDIYIYDSLSSGAGYSSELLNITELIFENTKETLNCPSNCESACHNCLKHYWNKYRQDKLDRYAALDLLNWGMYNKLPEDITKEEQIKILKPLEERLKSFDSAIHLINDKNEIFISNASIKKKIIVYPAMYNLPNRRDTIYLSDKMVKRALPVAYKIIKKYFSNNNP comes from the coding sequence ATGGAAAAAGATCTTCTTAATCCGGAAACTGATTTTATCAATGAATTAAAGAAGATCGGTAGGTATCCTGCAAAGAGAGATCTGGAAGGATTCATTGACAATTTAAAACAGGGAATTCATTCTACAGAACCAGAAGACGCTGAACTTATCACCAGATGGGAAATGCAGAATAACTGCCCGGATATACTGGTTACAAACTATACAATGCTTCAGTTTATGCTGATCCGTGATATAGAAAAGCCAATCTGGGAGAGGACACGGGAATGGCTGAATGCATCTCCGGAAAATAAACTCCTGATTGTTATTGATGAAGCCCATATGTATCATGGATCCCCCGGAGGTGAAGTTGCACTACTCCTCCGGCGTCTGATGTACAAATTAGGAATTAAAAGAGATAAAATCAGGTTTGTCCTCACCAGTGCAAGCATTCCGGTAAAATCAAGTGAAGATAAAGGAGCTATTCAGAACTTCATTAATGATTTAACAGTCAATAGCCCTGAAAATGAAAATTACTCAGTCATTACAGGCAAGCATAAAGAAATCTCATTAGAAGGCACTGCTAAATTCAAAGCAAACAAAATTTCAGATATATCTGTTGATAACTTCCTGAAAGATGAAGAAACAAGAATTTCAGAGATTAAAAAATATTTCAAGGCTTTAAATAAAAATATTCCGGACTTTACATATAACGAACTGGAAAATTATCTGTTCGAAAAACTTCCGGAATTTGCCCCGGTTCAGCGACTCATAAAGTCAACATCCGGAAAAGCAACCAATGTCAAAGAACTTGCAAAAATTGTCTTTCCTGATGATCCTGAAGATACAGCCAACTATGCAATTCAGGTATTACTGGCTATTATGCCTCTTGCAAAGAGTAAGGAAGGTCAGGTATTATTTCCGGCACGTCTGCATATGTTCTTTAGGGGTCTTGATGGGCTTTTTGCATGTACAAATCCGGATTGCCCAAATAAGCATTCAGGAGATGGAATAACTCTTGGACAATTATATACTGACAGTAGCAGAGAGGTCTGTTCCTGCGGTGGAAAAATATATGAATTAGTCAATGACCGTCGATGTGGAGCCATATTCATCAAAGGATACATGAGCAACAATGTATCAGCTGACGGAAATGATATCTGGAGATATCCCGGAGAAAAGTATTATCATGATATGAAAGAGGTTCACTTTTATATTGTTCCGGAAAAATACAGGCTTAAATCAAACAAATTATCAAAGGGTTGGTTAAATTCAAAAACAGGAGTTTTTACATCCAGCAATCCAAACAATGAAAATGGATTTTTAAAAGTCCTTTATTCACATACTGAAATAAAAAATAAGCCAGGGCAATTGACCTTCACAACCTGTCCAAAATGCAATAAATTACTTGGTAGTCGTTCCTTATCTGATTTTTCAACAAAAGGAAATGAACCGTTCTATAATATTGTTGCATCGCAACTTCATATTCAGCCACCAACAATATTTGACAGAGAAAAACTTGAACGGCAACCAAATGAAGGGAGAAAGGTTTTACTCTTCTCAGACAGCAGACAAAAAGCTGCTGTTCTTGCAAAGGATATGACAAGATCAGCAGATGATGAGGCTGCCAGATCAGCAATTGTTCTTGCAGGATATAACCTTCAGAAGTGGTCTGAAAAGTATAATGAAAAGATAACATTAGAGATGTTATATCCGGCATTTCTTGAAATTGCAGGCATCAACCATTTAAGACTGTTCTATGGTGGAGATAGGGACAAATTCAATAGAGATATTGAAAATATCAAAAAGGACATTAACCAGGCAAAACGAAGAAATAAAACACTAAAATATCATAACTTAGCTGAAAAACTACGGAATCCACCAGGATTATATTCTGAACAGTTGTTGAAAAACCTATGTTCATCATATAGATCTCTTGTAGATCTTGGACTCTGCTGGTTAATTCCAAGTAATCTGGAAGATATTGAAGACTCCATTGACGAATTAGCAGAAGAGAGCATCAACATTTCTGAAGAAGACTTTACTGCTCTTTTTTCTGCATGGGCTTATTACCTTTGCACAGATAAATATGCACTTGGAGAGAGTATTTCCAATAAAGTAAGAGATAATGTTTTTCTCTATTCTTACGGTCGTTTTGGAGTTGAAAATAAAGACATAAATAAAATGCCCCCTTTCCTCAAAAAAATTCTTAATTCACAGGGATATAATGAGGAAAAAATCTTATTAATCCAAAAGAACCTTCATCATAATTTTCTTAGAACAGGAAGCGAAGAGCAGGAATCAAATTTTCTGCTTCTCAACAAAATCTCACTGAAGTTTGATGATAATCATGAGTGGTTCCGCTGCAAAAAATGCTCTGGTATTTTTCCATATACTCTGTGGGGTCACTGCGCAAGATGTGGTGAAAAGTCAATAGAAAAGATAGCTGATTTTGAAAGATACAGATTCTGGAGAGAGCCTATATTAAAGGCGCTTGATGAAGGTACCGGAAGGGAAATAAAAACAATAAATTCAGAGGAACATACGGCTCAGTTGTCACATAAAGATCAACGCCAAAAAACATGGTCCAAAACTGAAAATTATGAAATGAGATTCCAGAATATTTTATTTGAAGAGGAGTTTCCAATTGATGTTCTGAGCTGTACAACGACAATGGAAGTAGGGATCGATATTGGTTCACTTACTGCAATAAGTCTTAGAAATGTTCCACCTATGAGAGAAAATTATCAGCAAAGAGCTGGTCGTGCAGGCAGAAGGGGTTCTTCAGTTTCAACAATAGTAACATATGCACAGAACGGACCCCATGATGGCTGGTATTTTAACAATCCTGAGGAAATAATCTCCGGGAAAACACGCCTACCCTGGATTGATGTAAATAACAAAAAACTAAATAAAAGACACCTGAATTTAGTGATTTTAAATGATTTCCTGAGCCTTCAGGAAACCAACCTTGCAGAATGTGACACCGCAGAATTTTACAACAATTATTATAATGCCTTTCTGGATTACCTTAATAATTATAGATTCAGGCAGGACTTTATAGATACAATGCTCTCTGAGAATTACAATAACAATGCCCCCATTGATGAATTCAGAAGAGATCTTATAGATAACTTAAAAGAGATCAGAAAATCTGTACTTAAAAACCCTGAAAGATATACATCAAATGAAAGTGAAAAATTCACACTTCTCGATCACCTTAATTCAGAAGGAATACTCCCAACATATTCTTTTCCACAGAACGTTGTTGGATTTTATATCGAAGATAAAAATGGAGAAATTGATCAAAAACCGGAGCGTTCACTTGATATTGCAATAAGTGAATATGCACCCGGTAAAATACTTGTCGTAGATAAGAAAACATACAAGGTCGGAGGTATTTACAGCCACCATTCTAAATTTAAAGAGGGTTTTTATGAAAAACAGGCGAAACCCTATTTTGAAGATCCTAACTACCTTTTTGAATTATATCAATGTGAAAATTCTGAATGTGGATGGACATCAATAGAGATACCACCAAATAATCAATGTCCTTTCTGCAAATCAAAAATAATTTCAGACCATAAAATGTTAAGACCATGGGGTTTTGCTCCGGTAAATGGTACAAGTATTCCGGAATCATGGGCAGAGGTTGAATATTCATATGCCGAAGAACCATGTTATTTTGCAGAACCGGTTCATAACGACCTGAAAAATACTGGATTTCCACATATACAGGCAGCAAACCGTTCAGATAAAATAACTATTATTAATAAAGGAATTAAGGGACTTGGATTTAATGTTTGCAGAGAATGTGGCGCAGCTGAAGTTGCACAAACTTCCGAACCCTCCCTTAAAGGAATAGGAAGACCATATGTTCCCCGTTCAAAAAACAGATATCCATGCTACCATTATAATAGTTCCAATATTGAAAATGTATTTCTCGGTCATACTTTCAACACTGATATGGTCATCTTTGAATTTGATCTTGATAAAAATAAGATAAACACTGATTACAACGGACTATGGATCAAAAATGCTGCAGTTACTTTAACCGAGGCCATGCTTATGGCAGCAAGCAGAAGTCTTGACATAGAATATTCTGAGCTTAAGGCAGGATACAGAATTCACAGTAATAATGAAAATGTGTTTGTGGACATTTATATTTATGACAGTTTATCAAGCGGTGCCGGATATTCTTCAGAGTTATTAAATATAACTGAACTAATTTTTGAAAATACAAAAGAAACTCTAAATTGTCCATCTAATTGTGAATCTGCCTGCCATAACTGTTTAAAACACTACTGGAATAAATACCGTCAGGACAAATTAGACCGATATGCAGCTCTCGATTTACTTAACTGGGGAATGTACAATAAACTCCCTGAAGATATTACAAAAGAAGAACAGATTAAAATTCTAAAACCTTTAGAAGAGAGATTAAAAAGTTTTGACTCAGCCATTCATCTTATTAATGATAAAAATGAGATATTTATTTCAAATGCCAGTATTAAAAAGAAAATCATTGTATATCCTGCTATGTACAATCTCCCAAACAGAAGAGATACAATTTACCTGTCCGATAAAATGGTTAAAAGAGCGTTACCCGTAGCATACAAAATTATCAAAAAATATTTTTCCAATAATAATCCCTGA
- the yaaA gene encoding peroxide stress protein YaaA: MAGNVQAADGWAKAASEFIWNVNLSDFSGSQEYEGYFTDVITPKNLPDFEEKFRSAVNRPGAANFAVSGEVCFWKNYYSNDRRESLTSRILGRFSDPVTWNKFAHSLKRLAGDFTVGNFFEMRRLSGFDSGFAIPVTFLSFYDPDNYPMTDRHTGRWWNSNKKRFGYSGRPDFVFRSGVVSGSGEDDAISNYNAYKGLTEFCRDYSSFLNEKTGSGWRAADVEKAIFYAQINGIVLSPLTDVVFPDEEYDLNYSDYKPEGPVLILTVDSFHKSSDGEKSGYSPEFSFADSGVGPESVRLIMENRAEIYGKIRSNKIVWDNFENEIINNRDLRYGPDFSGGDESGEYLPAIFRYNGDFYDGLDDEGRGRLLHSDKHLLIISACYGLLSPFEYVQNYSCQFGNDNAAYWQWTKNKTLSKILADYITVRGVKLIFDFTDCDIGSYHRSIDWEYVEKETGAEILHCYHEWAEGDKALKFFGEFVNDVIFARSDEEILNLDYSRSISNIHFSRSLRPEMEVKPKKLQNLLDIIDSGERGVAEFKTSAFWSENPENYVDDNRFGWLGRGYSKFKIARNIVSFLNSNGGNLIIGVKENPEDDSLNIVGIESEFSKLRSRNTDGYRRKIVDDVINKMIYPKDVKNHFSRYFAIDFHEVKGEILCWIQVFKSDDVPFYVVLRDSPDGGSEEIFYIREDSASVELSPKHTGEYIMKHFCRRY, from the coding sequence ATGGCGGGTAATGTTCAGGCGGCTGACGGGTGGGCAAAAGCTGCGTCTGAATTCATCTGGAATGTGAATCTCTCTGATTTCAGCGGTTCACAGGAATATGAAGGCTATTTTACTGATGTTATAACTCCCAAAAATCTTCCTGATTTTGAAGAGAAGTTCCGGTCGGCAGTTAACAGGCCCGGAGCTGCGAATTTTGCAGTTTCCGGTGAGGTCTGCTTCTGGAAGAATTATTACAGCAATGACAGAAGGGAGAGTCTTACATCCCGGATACTTGGGAGGTTTTCTGATCCTGTTACCTGGAATAAATTTGCACATTCCCTTAAGAGACTGGCCGGGGATTTTACAGTCGGAAATTTCTTTGAGATGAGGCGCCTGTCGGGTTTTGACAGTGGTTTTGCGATTCCGGTCACTTTTCTTTCGTTTTATGATCCGGATAATTATCCGATGACTGACCGGCATACAGGCAGGTGGTGGAACAGCAATAAGAAGAGGTTTGGTTATTCCGGCAGGCCTGATTTCGTTTTCCGTTCTGGAGTTGTGAGCGGTTCGGGTGAGGATGACGCGATAAGCAATTACAATGCCTATAAGGGCCTGACTGAGTTCTGCCGTGATTATTCGTCCTTTCTGAATGAGAAGACCGGTTCTGGCTGGAGAGCGGCGGATGTTGAGAAGGCGATATTCTATGCCCAGATTAACGGGATTGTCCTCAGTCCGCTTACTGATGTTGTTTTTCCGGATGAGGAGTACGACCTGAATTACTCTGATTATAAGCCGGAAGGTCCTGTCCTGATTCTCACTGTTGATTCCTTCCATAAATCTTCTGATGGAGAGAAGTCAGGTTATTCTCCGGAATTTTCGTTTGCTGACAGCGGTGTCGGGCCTGAGTCTGTAAGGCTTATTATGGAGAACAGGGCTGAGATCTACGGGAAGATAAGGAGTAATAAGATTGTGTGGGATAATTTTGAGAATGAGATCATCAATAACCGTGATTTAAGATACGGTCCTGATTTTTCCGGCGGAGATGAGAGCGGGGAGTATCTTCCGGCAATCTTCAGGTATAACGGTGATTTCTATGACGGGCTTGATGATGAGGGAAGAGGGAGGCTTTTACATTCGGATAAACATCTTCTGATAATATCTGCATGTTACGGTCTTTTAAGTCCTTTTGAGTATGTCCAGAATTACAGCTGCCAGTTTGGGAATGACAATGCGGCTTACTGGCAGTGGACGAAGAATAAGACGCTTTCAAAGATTCTGGCAGATTATATCACTGTAAGGGGTGTTAAGCTTATCTTTGATTTTACAGACTGTGATATCGGGAGTTATCACCGGAGCATTGACTGGGAATATGTTGAGAAGGAGACGGGGGCTGAGATTTTACACTGCTATCATGAATGGGCTGAAGGGGATAAGGCACTGAAGTTTTTTGGTGAGTTTGTTAATGATGTGATCTTTGCCAGGAGTGATGAGGAGATTTTGAATCTGGACTATTCCCGCAGTATAAGTAATATTCATTTCAGCCGTTCTTTAAGACCGGAGATGGAGGTTAAGCCGAAGAAACTTCAGAATCTGCTGGATATTATTGATTCCGGTGAGAGGGGAGTTGCTGAATTTAAGACGAGTGCGTTCTGGAGTGAGAACCCGGAGAATTATGTTGATGATAACAGATTCGGGTGGCTTGGGCGTGGTTATTCTAAGTTTAAGATTGCAAGGAATATTGTCTCTTTTCTGAATAGTAATGGCGGGAATCTTATTATCGGAGTTAAGGAGAATCCGGAGGATGATTCACTTAATATTGTCGGCATTGAGAGTGAGTTTTCAAAACTCCGGAGCCGCAATACGGACGGCTACCGGAGAAAAATCGTTGATGATGTCATCAATAAGATGATCTATCCAAAGGATGTGAAGAACCATTTCAGCCGTTATTTTGCTATAGATTTTCATGAGGTGAAAGGAGAGATATTATGCTGGATTCAGGTCTTTAAGTCTGATGATGTTCCTTTTTATGTCGTTTTAAGGGACAGTCCGGATGGTGGCAGTGAGGAGATTTTTTATATCCGGGAGGATTCAGCCTCGGTTGAGCTGTCGCCAAAGCATACGGGTGAGTATATTATGAAGCATTTCTGCCGGAGATATTAA
- a CDS encoding zinc ribbon-containing protein gives MRFSTGQAAGKGNYRCILCSEIITLKDDSEVLPVCPRCENTKWIKTDSNPE, from the coding sequence ATGAGATTTTCAACAGGTCAGGCGGCCGGAAAGGGGAATTACAGGTGCATATTATGCTCTGAGATAATTACTCTTAAGGATGATTCGGAGGTCCTTCCGGTCTGCCCAAGGTGTGAGAACACCAAATGGATTAAAACTGATTCTAATCCGGAATGA